The following proteins come from a genomic window of Terribacillus aidingensis:
- a CDS encoding pyruvate, water dikinase regulatory protein: MEKPIVYVVSDSVGETAELVVKAALSQFNLEEPFALQRVPYVENTAILEETLKQANERPSIIAFTMVNPDFRAFLTSEAQRHGIPCIDLMGPLMDAMADMFHQKPKLQPGLVHRLDEDYFRRIEAIEFAVRYDDGRDPRGIARADIVLIGVSRTSKTPLSQYLAHKRLKVANVPIVPEVDPPRELFQVDPSKCIGLRISPEKLNDIRKERLKALGLGDQASYANIDRINHELEHFDKIAERIGCRVIDVSNKAVEETANSILTVRNQQD, translated from the coding sequence TCGTTAAAGCAGCATTAAGTCAGTTTAATTTGGAAGAGCCGTTTGCTTTGCAGCGAGTTCCCTACGTAGAGAACACAGCTATATTGGAAGAAACGCTGAAACAAGCAAACGAACGTCCATCAATCATCGCCTTCACGATGGTCAATCCGGATTTCCGGGCTTTCCTTACTAGCGAAGCACAAAGGCACGGTATACCTTGCATCGACCTGATGGGTCCGCTTATGGATGCGATGGCTGATATGTTCCATCAGAAACCAAAGCTTCAGCCAGGCCTTGTCCATCGTCTTGATGAAGATTATTTCCGCAGAATTGAAGCGATCGAATTTGCGGTTCGTTATGACGATGGACGTGATCCACGTGGTATTGCAAGGGCTGATATTGTACTCATTGGTGTATCGCGCACATCCAAAACGCCATTATCACAGTATCTGGCGCATAAACGTCTGAAAGTCGCCAATGTACCGATTGTCCCGGAAGTAGATCCGCCTCGGGAACTTTTCCAAGTGGATCCTTCTAAATGTATCGGTCTACGCATCAGTCCAGAGAAGCTAAACGATATCCGCAAGGAACGTCTAAAAGCGCTCGGTCTGGGGGATCAAGCGAGCTATGCCAATATCGACCGAATCAATCATGAACTGGAACATTTTGATAAGATTGCCGAACGTATCGGCTGTCGTGTAATTGATGTTTCCAATAAAGCAGTTGAAGAAACTGCCAATAGTATCTTGACTGTCCGCAACCAACAGGATTAA